One Hallerella porci genomic window, ACTCCGCTCACCACAACTCCTGCGACAACGGGCATTGCTGTCGGCGGCATCGGAAGCACTTACACCGTAACGCCTGCCGGCACAACTCCGGTGACGGGCGTAATCCCGGGCGTTCAAGTGCGCACGACCAATCCCGACGATTTGCGTTTGCAAAATGTTTTCTACCGCGAATCGGTCATTGTCAAAAATGCGCCCCTCGCCATTCGCAATTTCTTCGAATTCAATCGTAAAAATCAATTTTACACATTGAAAGATTCCGAAGGAAAACCGCTCTTTACAGAAACGACCGAAAAAGAAGCGTTAAAAAAAATTGAAAAAGTTCTCGCCGACAAGAATTTCTTTGCGACCAATCAAGAAGCGCTTTATCGTTGGCATACAGAATTTAGCCCGCGCACACAAGCGATGATCGCCGCGGGAAAGACGACAACTCCTGAATTTAATCGCGCAGTTCTCATCGATTTCTTTGACGGTGAACTCGGCGAAAAAGTCGAAAGCAAAGGCGCTCTCACCGCAGCATTTGGAAACGATACCGAATTCCTCGGCGAAGCGGGATACGATGCGCAAAAGATGGAATACACCGCAGAATATCCGCTGTCTCGCACCCAATACAAAGCGACCAAAGGAATTCAAATTACCCGTTATCAATACAGCTACGTGCTGCCGAATAACGAACGCATTTCGAGTCTTCCGGTGAGCGCAACGCGTTACGAATTCGTCAACCCGACGAAAGATGTCCGCGAAATCACTCTCGTGCAAGTGCAAGAAAATTATTGCGGTTACCAAGTCCGCAAAGATCGCGAAGGCGTTCAAGATTCTTCGTTCGTCCTCGTGCCTGTTGCGAAGAATCCGCAAGGCGTTGAATTTTCGGCAAATCTCGCCGACGGTCGTCAAGTTAAAGGCGTTGAATTTTACAACAAGACGCCGCTTTCCGAAAGCGACTTTGACGGTTGCATGGGAATTAGCGCAGCATGGAATCCGAAGGACGATGTAAACGTTTCGACGAAACCGCTCTTCTACCGCGATGATCAAAAAACAGTTCTCGCAGGAGCGCTCCACAGCGGACGCCTTTCGCAGAATTTTGTGAAGAATGTTTACAGCGGACGCGAAACTGTCGCCGGCGCAATCGCCGTGACCGTGCGCTTAAAACCGCGCGCCAAAGCAACGATTCAACTGAACACCGTTCTCGACTTTGCGCACATTCGCTTCCAAGAAAAAGAAAATTTGAAGAAATACACCGTCTTCTATCCGGATCCGTTTGGCCGCGTTCAAGCGATGCTTTCGGAAGCGCTTTCGTTTGACGCCGAATTTGAAAATACATTTGGCGAAGCTTACCGCGCACTCGCTCCGGAAAAAGCACTCGCAAAACTTTTCCCGAAAGACAAGAAGAAACAAGCGGAATTCCGCAGCTTAGCTTTGAACACGCTGAGCTTTATTCCCGAAGCAACTGTTTGGGATAAAGACGATAATTTCCTCGTCCGCGAATGCGCCGACTATCCGTTCTTCAATTCTCTCGACGTTTACTTCTACGGCAGCTTCTCGCTTCTCGCTTTGATGCCGCGCTTAGACGGTGCTGTGATGAAGCGCTTTGCCGATGCGATTCTCGCCGAAGATAATACCATTCGCCGTCACCACGAATATGTGAACCATCCTTACGCCGACTTGCCCGAAGCCAAATTGGAAGGTCCGCGCGCCGTTCACGGAGCCGTGATTCACGATCTCGGCAGCCCCTTTAATCCGGCGCCCGATGCCTACGACTGGCACAATGTGAAAGAATGGAAAGATCTCGCTCCGAAATATGTGTTGATGGTTTTACGCCATTACAAATTCACCGGCGACAAGTCTGTAGTCGATTCTTGCAAAGATGCCGTTTACGCTTGCATGGAATATTTAGAGAAGATGGTGGACGAAGGACAAAACTTCCCGCTCACCCACGGAACCGATGACACCTTCGACAATCTTTCGTCGAACGGCATCTCGGTTTACTGCGGATCTCTTTGGATTGCAGGCCTCCGCGCCGCTGCAAAAATCGCAGAACTCGAAGGCGACAGCGCCCGCGCTCTCGATTGGGAAAAGAAAGCCGACGAAGCCGAAGCCGAATTCCACGAAGCCTTGTGGGATGAAAACGAAGGCTACTTCCATTTCTTTGCCACTCCGATTGAAGCGAAAGACGTTCACTTCGAACACTTCGACAAAATCGTGGAAGCGCTCGCTGACGAAGTTCCGCTTTCCGGTTCCGACGCGCAGAAACTCGCCGAGCTCAACGATTGGCTAAACTTCTCTGAAATTCCCGAAGATGTGGAACTTTCGAAGCTCGAACTTCGCAAGTTCAAAAAAGAATGGCTCTACGGCACAGCGCCCGAAGCCTTCACCGAATCTTTCCAGAAAAAATTGGAATTGGATTCCGATGATGTCTTCGCCGACTCGATGCTCGCGGACACGTATCTGCGCCTTCTCGGACTTGCGCCTCTCACCGATTTCGAAAAGGGAGCAAGCACCCTCGACCGCATTTACCGCACCAATTATAAAGCGAACACGCCGCTTCTCGGCGCCGCCAACTTGGTGCACAAAGACGGTTCCCCGCTCGATGAATTCAACTTCCAAGCTCACGATGTTTGGATTGGCATTCAATACAGCATCGCAAGCGGCATGATTCTCCACGAAGAAATTGACGAAGCCCGCGACATCGTCAATAGCATGATTCAAAATCTTTACGAAGAAGCGAAGATTCCGTTCGCCGCACCCGAAGGCTTTAACGGAAGTTGCCGCCTCCACGAAGACGCTCTCGTAAAAGCGGGAGTTTCGATGACCGCGGCAAAATCTCTCATCGCAGAACTCGTGAAGAAAGGCGCACTTCTCGCGGATCAACGCATTTCGCCGAAGCTTCCGAAGAATCTCGCCGCCTTCAAAAAGGCTTACGGCACACTCGCCAAGAAAGCGAAAATTTCCGAAGAAGATTTGTTCACATTGCTGCACAGCACTGCGCTCAAATACACCGCCGGAAAATATTTCCGTCCGGGAATGGTCTTCGCCCTCTTCGATGCACTCAAATTGGATGCGTTAAAGTAACGATTACTTTTCCACGACCTTCCCGGGAATTTCCCGCAGAAGGCCGGTGCGGAAAGGATCATTCTTTCCAAGTTCCAAATGGTAAAACATTTGGATAACCAAATTTTCCGTATTGAAGTCAAACGAATCCAAGCGAAGCAAAAAGCTTTCTGCGGAATTGTCAAAGCCGACTAAATACGGAATATTTTTTAATTCCCCTTCTTCTTCTAATTCCCGCAAAAGACCCGCGACTTCATCATTCACGGTGACCCACGGCATCTCGGCGGGAATTTCTTTTAAAAGTCGTCGCAAAATTTCTTTCTCATGTTTTTTTGCCCGCAATTCAATCGTATATTTCGGACCATTTTGACTGGCGAGATGACGAAAATCCCACGGGCTCGCATATTTCGAATCGACGCATTCCACCACTTCGATGCCGCTTTCGCGCAGACCTTGCAAACGGTCGATTGACCACGAACTCGCATGATACGGCGAAATGTATGCGATTTGCGAAATGCCTTTTTGCTTCAAAAATTTGCCGACGGATTTTCCCGGATTTTTCCCAAACGATGAATTGAAAAATGCCCAGCCATCTTGTTTAAGAAAAATTTTTTCCAAAGAATTTGCAGGGTGCTCCCACCAAATGGAAATAGGAAAATTCGCCGCGAGAAGTGCGTGCAATAATTTAAATGGTTTTAAAATTAAAAGGGTCGA contains:
- a CDS encoding GH116 family glycosyl hydrolase: MTFDKYLESAKLHGNVKDLMTKGLAVEFIQPWYTPLTTTPATTGIAVGGIGSTYTVTPAGTTPVTGVIPGVQVRTTNPDDLRLQNVFYRESVIVKNAPLAIRNFFEFNRKNQFYTLKDSEGKPLFTETTEKEALKKIEKVLADKNFFATNQEALYRWHTEFSPRTQAMIAAGKTTTPEFNRAVLIDFFDGELGEKVESKGALTAAFGNDTEFLGEAGYDAQKMEYTAEYPLSRTQYKATKGIQITRYQYSYVLPNNERISSLPVSATRYEFVNPTKDVREITLVQVQENYCGYQVRKDREGVQDSSFVLVPVAKNPQGVEFSANLADGRQVKGVEFYNKTPLSESDFDGCMGISAAWNPKDDVNVSTKPLFYRDDQKTVLAGALHSGRLSQNFVKNVYSGRETVAGAIAVTVRLKPRAKATIQLNTVLDFAHIRFQEKENLKKYTVFYPDPFGRVQAMLSEALSFDAEFENTFGEAYRALAPEKALAKLFPKDKKKQAEFRSLALNTLSFIPEATVWDKDDNFLVRECADYPFFNSLDVYFYGSFSLLALMPRLDGAVMKRFADAILAEDNTIRRHHEYVNHPYADLPEAKLEGPRAVHGAVIHDLGSPFNPAPDAYDWHNVKEWKDLAPKYVLMVLRHYKFTGDKSVVDSCKDAVYACMEYLEKMVDEGQNFPLTHGTDDTFDNLSSNGISVYCGSLWIAGLRAAAKIAELEGDSARALDWEKKADEAEAEFHEALWDENEGYFHFFATPIEAKDVHFEHFDKIVEALADEVPLSGSDAQKLAELNDWLNFSEIPEDVELSKLELRKFKKEWLYGTAPEAFTESFQKKLELDSDDVFADSMLADTYLRLLGLAPLTDFEKGASTLDRIYRTNYKANTPLLGAANLVHKDGSPLDEFNFQAHDVWIGIQYSIASGMILHEEIDEARDIVNSMIQNLYEEAKIPFAAPEGFNGSCRLHEDALVKAGVSMTAAKSLIAELVKKGALLADQRISPKLPKNLAAFKKAYGTLAKKAKISEEDLFTLLHSTALKYTAGKYFRPGMVFALFDALKLDALK
- a CDS encoding GntR family transcriptional regulator, which produces MKDAVVEALLMSPHQNGDKLPSVRVLMQKLHAASGTIQSAIRTLKEKGLVYTDPGKGVFWGKRKTIAIAAVAPGPQETFFEKFQSDIRFGYFPLTESLPSQKELAARYRISPYMLRQYLKEACARGILEHKGKNRYNFPKQEKKSSDTEILFITRSTAWGSFYPASEREMDFLRFTYRLGAEKHYKLRLLGFDEDAERFVDRNGNVRHFSDYPNAVGAIVSTLLILKPFKLLHALLAANFPISIWWEHPANSLEKIFLKQDGWAFFNSSFGKNPGKSVGKFLKQKGISQIAYISPYHASSWSIDRLQGLRESGIEVVECVDSKYASPWDFRHLASQNGPKYTIELRAKKHEKEILRRLLKEIPAEMPWVTVNDEVAGLLRELEEEGELKNIPYLVGFDNSAESFLLRLDSFDFNTENLVIQMFYHLELGKNDPFRTGLLREIPGKVVEK